In a single window of the Acipenser ruthenus chromosome 42, fAciRut3.2 maternal haplotype, whole genome shotgun sequence genome:
- the LOC131709225 gene encoding electroneutral sodium bicarbonate exchanger 1-like isoform X2 translates to MPAGSNDPECILSYQRPDEEAVVDQGGTSSVLNIHYEKEELEGHRTLYVGVRMPMERQSHRHHRPHGPKHRKRDRIKGTIQEEGPSHDTPSQRVQFILGTEDDDEEHVPHDLFTELDEICVKQGQNTEWKETARWLKFEEDVEDGGDRWSKPYVATLSLHSLFELRSCLINGTVLLDMRASTIEEIADMVLDQQEASMELDESVRVKVREALLKKHHHQIEKKRNNLLPMVRSFTEAGKKQSEPHSMDKNGQTVPPQAVPTNQEMKNGVHHENSTADLSKVDLHFMKKIPVGAEASNVLVGELDFLESPIVAFVRLSPAVLLTGLTEVPIPTRFLFILLGPNGKAQQYHEIGRSMATIMTDEIFHDVAYKAKDRRDLLAGVDEFLDQVTVLPPGEWDPSIRIEPPKNVPSQEKRKMPGVPNGTISLADPEPHGEHSGPELQRTGRLFGGLFLDVKRKAPFYWSDYRDSLNLQCVASFLFLYCACMSPVITFGGLLGEATEGRISAIESLFGASMTGIAYSLFAGQPLTILGSTGPVLVFEKILFKFCKDFQLSYLSLRTCIGLWTAILCLLLVATDASSLVCYITRFTEEAFASLICLIFIYEAIEKLLHLGELYPINMNSELDKLTLYYCRCSEPDNPSNETLKHWEQNNITASSANWANLTVEKCRSLHGEFVGPSCGHHGPYTPDVLFWSAILFFATFAMSSFLKQFKTSRYFPTRVRSMVSDFAVFLTIVTMVLIDYALGIPSQKLRVPRDFKPTRDDRGWLISPIGPNPWWTVVAAIIPALLCTILIFMDQQITAVIINRKEHKLVKGCGYHLDLLMVGVMLGVCSIMGLPWFVAATVLSISHVNSLKLESECSAPGEQPKFLGIREQRLTGLMIFVLMGCSVFMTGVLQFIPMPVLYGVFLYMGVSSLKGIQFFDRLKLFAMPPKHQPDFIYLRHVPLRKVHLFTIIQLTCLVLLWVIKASPAAIVFPMMVLALVFIRKLMDLGFSKRELSWLDDLMPESKKKKLDDASQRAKEQEESAKMLEVAPEDKPVEIPMESSTLLHSPGKNNNSRNV, encoded by the exons AGGCCCGATGAAGAGGCAGTGGTTGATCAAGGAGGGACGAGCTCCGTTCTGAACATACACTACGAGAAGGAGGAGCTAGAAG GTCACAGGACGCTGTATGTGGGCGTGCGGATGCCGATGGAGAGACAGAGCCACCGGCATCATCGCCCCCATGGGCCGAAACACAGGAAGAGGGACCGGATAAAGGGGACGATCCAGGAAGAGGGGCCCTCGCACG ATACCCCGTCCCAGCGTGTCCAGTTCATCCTGGGGACGGAGGACGACGACGAGGAGCACGTCCCCCATGACCTGTTCACGGAGCTGGACGAGATCTGTGTGAAGCAGGGCCAGAACACGGAGTGGAAGGAGACGGCCAG GTGGCTGAAGTTCGAGGAGGATGTGGAGGACGGAGGAGACCGCTGGAGCAAGCCCTACGTGGCCACGCTGTCCCTGCACAGCCTGTTCGAGCTGCGCAGCTGCCTCATCAATGGAACCGTGCTGCTGGACATGCGAGCAAGCACCATCGAGGAGATCGCAG ACATGGTCCTGGACCAGCAGGAGGCCTCCATGGAGCTGGACGAGAGCGTCAGGGTGAAGGTGCGGGAGGCCCTGCTCAAGAAGCACCACCACCAGATCGAGAAGAAGAGGAACAACCTGCTCCCCATGGTGCGGTCCTTCACAGAGGCCGGCAAGAAGCAGTCTGAGCCCCACTCCATGGACAAGAACG GTCAAACTGTGCCCCCCCAGGCGGTCCCAACGAACCAAGAGATGAAGAACGGGGTGCATCACGAAAACAGCACCGCGGACCTGAGCAAG GTGGACCTTCACTTCATGAAGAAGATcccagtgggagcagaggcctccAACGTGCTGGTGGGAGAGCTGGACTTCCTGGAGAGCCCCATCGTGGCCTTTGTGCGCCTCTCCCCGGCCGTGCTGCTGACCGGACTCACCGAGGTGCCCATTCCTACACG ATTCCTGTTCATCTTGCTGGGGCCCAACGGGAAGGCGCAGCAGTACCATGAGATTGGCAGATCCATGGCGACCATCATGACCGACGAG ATCTTCCACGACGTGGCGTACAAGGCGAAGGACCGCAGGGACCTGCTGGCCGGGGTGGATGAGTTCCTGGACCAGGTGACCGTGCTGCCCCCCGGGGAGTGGGACCCCTCCATACGCATCGAACCTCCCAAGAACGTCCCGTCACAG GAGAAGAGGAAGATGCCGGGCGTTCCCAATGGGACGATCAGCCTCGCCGACCCAGAGCCCCACGGAGAACACAGCGGACCTGAACTGCAGCGCActggcag GCTGTTCGGAGGGCTGTTCCTGGACGTGAAGCGCAAAGCCCCGTTCTACTGGAGCGATTACCGTGACTCGCTGAACCTGCAGTGCGTGGCCTCCTTCCTGTTCCTGTACTGCGCCTGCATGTCCCCCGTCATCACCTTCGGAGGGCTGCTGGGAGAGGCCACGGAGGGACGCATT AGCGCCATCGAGTCTCTGTTCGGAGCCTCCATGACGGGCATCGCGTACTCCTTGTTTGCTGGGCAGCCCCTCACCATACTGGGGAGCACGGGCCCCGTGCTGGTGTTTGAGAAGATTCTCTTCAAGTTCTGCAA AGACTTCCAGCTGTCCTACCTGTCTCTGCGCACCTGCATCGGGCTCTGGACGGCCATCCTGTGCCTGCTGCTGGTGGCCACGGACGCCAGCTCCTTGGTGTGCTACATCACACGCTTCACCGAGGAAGCCTTCGCCTCGCTCATCTGCCTCATCTTCATCTACGAGGCCATCGAGAAGCTCCTCCACCTGGGGGAGCTGTACCCCATAAACATGAACTCTGAGCTTGACAAGCTCACACTGTACTA CTGCAGGTGTTCTGAGCCGGACAACCCCAGTAATGAGACACTGAAACACTGGGAGCAGAACAACATCACAGCATCTTCAGCCAACTGGGCAAACCTGACTGTGGAG AAGTGCCGCAGCTTGCACGGTGAGTTCGTGGGCCCCTCCTGCGGTCATCACGGGCCCTACACCCCCGACGTGCTCTTCTGGTCGGCCATCCTTTTCTTCGCCACCTTTGCCATGTCCAGCTTCCTCAAGCAGTTCAAGACCAGCCGCTATTTCCCCACCAGG GTGCGGTCCATGGTGAGCGACTTTGCTGTGTTCCTGACCATTGTCACGATGGTGCTCATCGACTACGCCTTAGGAATCCCCTCACAGAAGCTCAGAGTGCCCAGAGACTTCAAG CCCACCCGAGATGACCGAGGCTGGCTCATTAGCCCGATCGGTCCAAACCCCTGGTGGACGGTTGTGGCAGCGATCATCCCTGCTCTCCTCTGCACCATCCTCATCTTCATGGACCAGCAGATCACGGCGGTCATCATCAACAGGAAGGAGCACAAACTCGTG AAGGGGTGTGGATACCACCTGGATCTGCTCATGGTGGGTGTCATGCTGGGCGTGTGCTCCATCATGGGGCTGCCGTGGTTCGTGGCTGCCACGGTCCTCTCCATCAGCCACGTGAACAGCCTGAAGCTGGAGTCGGAGTGCTCGGCTCCGGGGGAGCAGCCCAAATTCCTGGGGATCCGTGAGCAGCGTCTCACCGGGCTCATGATCTTCGTTCTCATGGGCTGCTCCGTCTTCATGACCGGAGTCCTGCAG TTCATCCCCATGCCTGTGCTGTACGGTGTGTTCCTCTACATGGGGGTCTCCTCGCTGAAGGGAATTCAG TTCTTTGACCGGTTGAAGCTGTTCGCGATGCCCCCGAAGCACCAGCCGGACTTCATCTACCTGAGGCACGTGCCCCTGCGCAAGGTGCACCTCTTCACCATCATCCAGCTCACCTGCCTCGTGCTGCTCTGGGTCATCAAAGCCTCACCCGCCGCCATCGTCTTCCCCATGATG GTGCTGGCGCTGGTGTTTATCCGCAAGCTGATGGACCTGGGCTTCTCCAAGCGAGAGCTGAGCTGGCTGGACGACCTCATGCCAGAGAGCAAGAAGAAGAAGCTGGATGACGCCTCGCAGAGGGCTAAAGAGCAGGAG GAATCTGCAAAGATGTTGGAGGTGGCACCAGAGGACAAGCCAGTCGAGATCCCGATGGAGAGCAGCACCCTGCTCCACAGCCCCGGGAAGAACAACAACTCCAG
- the LOC131709225 gene encoding electroneutral sodium bicarbonate exchanger 1-like isoform X1: MPAGSNDPECILSYQRPDEEAVVDQGGTSSVLNIHYEKEELEGHRTLYVGVRMPMERQSHRHHRPHGPKHRKRDRIKGTIQEEGPSHDTPSQRVQFILGTEDDDEEHVPHDLFTELDEICVKQGQNTEWKETARWLKFEEDVEDGGDRWSKPYVATLSLHSLFELRSCLINGTVLLDMRASTIEEIADMVLDQQEASMELDESVRVKVREALLKKHHHQIEKKRNNLLPMVRSFTEAGKKQSEPHSMDKNGQTVPPQAVPTNQEMKNGVHHENSTADLSKVDLHFMKKIPVGAEASNVLVGELDFLESPIVAFVRLSPAVLLTGLTEVPIPTRFLFILLGPNGKAQQYHEIGRSMATIMTDEIFHDVAYKAKDRRDLLAGVDEFLDQVTVLPPGEWDPSIRIEPPKNVPSQEKRKMPGVPNGTISLADPEPHGEHSGPELQRTGRLFGGLFLDVKRKAPFYWSDYRDSLNLQCVASFLFLYCACMSPVITFGGLLGEATEGRISAIESLFGASMTGIAYSLFAGQPLTILGSTGPVLVFEKILFKFCKDFQLSYLSLRTCIGLWTAILCLLLVATDASSLVCYITRFTEEAFASLICLIFIYEAIEKLLHLGELYPINMNSELDKLTLYYCRCSEPDNPSNETLKHWEQNNITASSANWANLTVEKCRSLHGEFVGPSCGHHGPYTPDVLFWSAILFFATFAMSSFLKQFKTSRYFPTRVRSMVSDFAVFLTIVTMVLIDYALGIPSQKLRVPRDFKPTRDDRGWLISPIGPNPWWTVVAAIIPALLCTILIFMDQQITAVIINRKEHKLVKGCGYHLDLLMVGVMLGVCSIMGLPWFVAATVLSISHVNSLKLESECSAPGEQPKFLGIREQRLTGLMIFVLMGCSVFMTGVLQFIPMPVLYGVFLYMGVSSLKGIQFFDRLKLFAMPPKHQPDFIYLRHVPLRKVHLFTIIQLTCLVLLWVIKASPAAIVFPMMVLALVFIRKLMDLGFSKRELSWLDDLMPESKKKKLDDASQRAKEQEESAKMLEVAPEDKPVEIPMESSTLLHSPGKNNNSRCDPSDINISDEMSRTAVWKALGKNTDGSNLKDVPVSTTRNV; the protein is encoded by the exons AGGCCCGATGAAGAGGCAGTGGTTGATCAAGGAGGGACGAGCTCCGTTCTGAACATACACTACGAGAAGGAGGAGCTAGAAG GTCACAGGACGCTGTATGTGGGCGTGCGGATGCCGATGGAGAGACAGAGCCACCGGCATCATCGCCCCCATGGGCCGAAACACAGGAAGAGGGACCGGATAAAGGGGACGATCCAGGAAGAGGGGCCCTCGCACG ATACCCCGTCCCAGCGTGTCCAGTTCATCCTGGGGACGGAGGACGACGACGAGGAGCACGTCCCCCATGACCTGTTCACGGAGCTGGACGAGATCTGTGTGAAGCAGGGCCAGAACACGGAGTGGAAGGAGACGGCCAG GTGGCTGAAGTTCGAGGAGGATGTGGAGGACGGAGGAGACCGCTGGAGCAAGCCCTACGTGGCCACGCTGTCCCTGCACAGCCTGTTCGAGCTGCGCAGCTGCCTCATCAATGGAACCGTGCTGCTGGACATGCGAGCAAGCACCATCGAGGAGATCGCAG ACATGGTCCTGGACCAGCAGGAGGCCTCCATGGAGCTGGACGAGAGCGTCAGGGTGAAGGTGCGGGAGGCCCTGCTCAAGAAGCACCACCACCAGATCGAGAAGAAGAGGAACAACCTGCTCCCCATGGTGCGGTCCTTCACAGAGGCCGGCAAGAAGCAGTCTGAGCCCCACTCCATGGACAAGAACG GTCAAACTGTGCCCCCCCAGGCGGTCCCAACGAACCAAGAGATGAAGAACGGGGTGCATCACGAAAACAGCACCGCGGACCTGAGCAAG GTGGACCTTCACTTCATGAAGAAGATcccagtgggagcagaggcctccAACGTGCTGGTGGGAGAGCTGGACTTCCTGGAGAGCCCCATCGTGGCCTTTGTGCGCCTCTCCCCGGCCGTGCTGCTGACCGGACTCACCGAGGTGCCCATTCCTACACG ATTCCTGTTCATCTTGCTGGGGCCCAACGGGAAGGCGCAGCAGTACCATGAGATTGGCAGATCCATGGCGACCATCATGACCGACGAG ATCTTCCACGACGTGGCGTACAAGGCGAAGGACCGCAGGGACCTGCTGGCCGGGGTGGATGAGTTCCTGGACCAGGTGACCGTGCTGCCCCCCGGGGAGTGGGACCCCTCCATACGCATCGAACCTCCCAAGAACGTCCCGTCACAG GAGAAGAGGAAGATGCCGGGCGTTCCCAATGGGACGATCAGCCTCGCCGACCCAGAGCCCCACGGAGAACACAGCGGACCTGAACTGCAGCGCActggcag GCTGTTCGGAGGGCTGTTCCTGGACGTGAAGCGCAAAGCCCCGTTCTACTGGAGCGATTACCGTGACTCGCTGAACCTGCAGTGCGTGGCCTCCTTCCTGTTCCTGTACTGCGCCTGCATGTCCCCCGTCATCACCTTCGGAGGGCTGCTGGGAGAGGCCACGGAGGGACGCATT AGCGCCATCGAGTCTCTGTTCGGAGCCTCCATGACGGGCATCGCGTACTCCTTGTTTGCTGGGCAGCCCCTCACCATACTGGGGAGCACGGGCCCCGTGCTGGTGTTTGAGAAGATTCTCTTCAAGTTCTGCAA AGACTTCCAGCTGTCCTACCTGTCTCTGCGCACCTGCATCGGGCTCTGGACGGCCATCCTGTGCCTGCTGCTGGTGGCCACGGACGCCAGCTCCTTGGTGTGCTACATCACACGCTTCACCGAGGAAGCCTTCGCCTCGCTCATCTGCCTCATCTTCATCTACGAGGCCATCGAGAAGCTCCTCCACCTGGGGGAGCTGTACCCCATAAACATGAACTCTGAGCTTGACAAGCTCACACTGTACTA CTGCAGGTGTTCTGAGCCGGACAACCCCAGTAATGAGACACTGAAACACTGGGAGCAGAACAACATCACAGCATCTTCAGCCAACTGGGCAAACCTGACTGTGGAG AAGTGCCGCAGCTTGCACGGTGAGTTCGTGGGCCCCTCCTGCGGTCATCACGGGCCCTACACCCCCGACGTGCTCTTCTGGTCGGCCATCCTTTTCTTCGCCACCTTTGCCATGTCCAGCTTCCTCAAGCAGTTCAAGACCAGCCGCTATTTCCCCACCAGG GTGCGGTCCATGGTGAGCGACTTTGCTGTGTTCCTGACCATTGTCACGATGGTGCTCATCGACTACGCCTTAGGAATCCCCTCACAGAAGCTCAGAGTGCCCAGAGACTTCAAG CCCACCCGAGATGACCGAGGCTGGCTCATTAGCCCGATCGGTCCAAACCCCTGGTGGACGGTTGTGGCAGCGATCATCCCTGCTCTCCTCTGCACCATCCTCATCTTCATGGACCAGCAGATCACGGCGGTCATCATCAACAGGAAGGAGCACAAACTCGTG AAGGGGTGTGGATACCACCTGGATCTGCTCATGGTGGGTGTCATGCTGGGCGTGTGCTCCATCATGGGGCTGCCGTGGTTCGTGGCTGCCACGGTCCTCTCCATCAGCCACGTGAACAGCCTGAAGCTGGAGTCGGAGTGCTCGGCTCCGGGGGAGCAGCCCAAATTCCTGGGGATCCGTGAGCAGCGTCTCACCGGGCTCATGATCTTCGTTCTCATGGGCTGCTCCGTCTTCATGACCGGAGTCCTGCAG TTCATCCCCATGCCTGTGCTGTACGGTGTGTTCCTCTACATGGGGGTCTCCTCGCTGAAGGGAATTCAG TTCTTTGACCGGTTGAAGCTGTTCGCGATGCCCCCGAAGCACCAGCCGGACTTCATCTACCTGAGGCACGTGCCCCTGCGCAAGGTGCACCTCTTCACCATCATCCAGCTCACCTGCCTCGTGCTGCTCTGGGTCATCAAAGCCTCACCCGCCGCCATCGTCTTCCCCATGATG GTGCTGGCGCTGGTGTTTATCCGCAAGCTGATGGACCTGGGCTTCTCCAAGCGAGAGCTGAGCTGGCTGGACGACCTCATGCCAGAGAGCAAGAAGAAGAAGCTGGATGACGCCTCGCAGAGGGCTAAAGAGCAGGAG GAATCTGCAAAGATGTTGGAGGTGGCACCAGAGGACAAGCCAGTCGAGATCCCGATGGAGAGCAGCACCCTGCTCCACAGCCCCGGGAAGAACAACAACTCCAG GTGTGACCCATCTGACATTAATATCTCTGATGAAATGTCTAGAACTGCGGTGTGGAAAGCTCTTGGTAAGAACACTGACGGCTCTAATCTCAAGGACGTCCCAGTTTCTACTACAAG